The Coffea arabica cultivar ET-39 chromosome 6e, Coffea Arabica ET-39 HiFi, whole genome shotgun sequence genome contains the following window.
ttttccaattttggacttgtaaagaatgagatacgatttttcaaagatctcgtgccaaaactgaaatttcctaatcttaaggaaatggagatttttgaattctccttattcctttgATGTTACTTGATCgtattaaacttgatttccaaaatgaaaccTCAATTGGTTTTGTGCTTTAAAATCCCATCTTTGAACCCCGATTTACGGGTGATTGGGATTcgttttctttgaaattttcttagattgtgcaTTAAGTACAATCTTTGTAATAATTGGGGGTTTTGAGTGATAAATCCTTATaaattgctcaggcacacaagaggaacttcaagaggatccctCGGTGAACGCTTGAACTTCTAGTGccgtttcttcttgtttacttggtgagtgtcaagtgtgtgttacttgaactcctgtgaaccagatacatgtttacttgttattgatacttgagattttaaaattcgagacgggggtgtactttatcgcacccgTTCTCGCTTGAAATAAGTGACTCGCACTTGAAATACTCGAATGTCTAAATTGCTTGCACATGTTACTTACTTACTTGACTTGAAAtaatatgctatggctgcatacgtcgttggagtgaatctcctcgacactcgAACATGCTTAGGGAACGCCCACATCTCATTAGCGAACcttgaactcgagccggcatgggcctGGTCGGGCTCCTTGGAAAACCatgagaaaaattgaaaagcttGATCTAGTAAGAGATCTTGCTtgacatactcgagtagtatcgccttaaacaaatgacaggcgggcccgaaataggggtatgtaaggtgaaaaggggacaggttaattggagttctacggaccaaaCCTACCCGagtgacggagtgtcaacttgtggaggttattgatcgtgcaagtgaaacatagctcctgagagctccagtaTTCTTAAATTGTTTATGGTTACTTATCTCGTAAATTGTTAATCATTGGATATATTATTGCTCGACTTGTCAAtctgggattgttacttgaacaatgtgcttgcatgtgtgttcttggcctcacgagcgttttgcttaccctgtagatttgttttccttaacaggtttgagcTTGAACGGGACTCGGAGGAAATTTTCCCTTTTGAGTTTTTGTGGACTtttgtaatagggttccaaGTCTTTTGACTAGACAATTTggttattgtatattttgggatgtATTTGGAAACCCGTTATATGAATTTGgtaattgttaaatattgttaaacttgaacgcttccgcactaaTTGCATTTATATTATCTGGGTGTGATGTCTAGTACCGTTATAAGCTTGAACgtaaattgcttgagtcctggcgagagttgggtagacgTCCCGcgaataccctttggttcgccttagggagaagtgggggcgtcacaaattctATAACCAATTATATATAATTGAGTAGGATTCTAAATTCTTTAACAAATTACATATAATTAAGTAGGATTCTAAATTGTTAAGCAAAAAAGGCATTCAATATTGTGCATTTATGATTACTAAACCTGCTATTGTATAGTGCTAGCACGAGTACAAGCATTACAAagagaagggaaagaaaaaagctACTACATCACAGATTCAGTGGtgtttcaaaaatatcaagtGTGTTCAACTAGATTTTGCTTTGCTCTAATCCTATGTGCTTTCATTCTTTGACATGCCTGTTCTGATATTTCTGTTTGTCCCATTCTGGAATTAATGTATCCCTGTAATGAAATAGCATTCATCAGGTTCCATCTTCTTTTTCCATAGGCAACACAGTCATTCCATTTCTTACCGAATGTAAGGCTCTTCATTCCCTTTCCTACCAAATGTAAACAGAACTCAACAGGCATCAGGCTGTCAAACTTTCACTCAGAACACATGAACAAACCTAAAAGAAACAGACACCAAGAAATGGTGGTTGCAGAAAGACACAGGCATAGAAGAATGCTTTGAAAGTTTAGATGCGCAGACCACAcctctgcatttttttttttggggtcaaatttCATGGCCAATCCAGATCTGTGATGATAGCATACTTCAGCGCCagctttaattaattaattaattcaccACTCACTAAGGTTACAAAAATTGCACTCTTCCACCTGCATTAATGCGTAGCAATACTGTCATCATTAGTGATAGAATCAAATATTTATCGTTTGAGTTCAATCTTAGCATACCGAAACTTGCTTCTGCAGTGCATGTGATTAAGAGACAAACTTAAAGAACTAAAGCAGAACATAAGCGTTGAAAGAGTTATTTTAAAGAACCAACAGCAAAATGGTAAAAAACAGAGACTGTTAAAACAAGTCAAACTGATAATAGTAGAAATTTCTTCTTCAGCCTGTGATTAAGAGACATTTACACTGCCCTCCTATCGAAGTTAGAATGTTCACCGTGTTTAAATATTTCGAGTCGAATATACTACATTGAGTATCTGAATCTCTATCAAGTAAAAACTCAACAACTTTGTACGGCTGGATACCTAAGATGTCCTTAAAAAGGACAGAGAAGAGCATCTAAAgagcaaaatcaaataaaaaaaggagCAAAAAAAGAGTGAAATATCCAGAGACCCTAAATGGAGCCAATTAAGTATAAGATCCCCCTCCTCCAACATTTAGACTGTTATTGCACATTTTTGGAGCAAACTTCTCAACTATCTTTTAAGGGGATGGATCATTTCCACTATCTCTGAACGAATCTAGTAAAAACGCAAAAGTAGATACTTGCAATGAGAATCCTCACTAatccatttcttcaaaataaACCGCTGCATCATCAAATTCACTAGCCTTGATAAGTCCTTGCAACAATAATATTTAAGATAAACAATGCAATTACTATACGATATAGGCGATAAACTCAACGTCTTGATGCTGCTCCAATGAGAATGTCCAGTATATTAGAGAAGCGTTTTCGGTATAATGAAAGAATCGAAGATGATGTAGGCCAGAACTTTGAGCGACAAAAGCAGCCCCCTCTGCATCCAATGGCTTATGATTATGCTAACAACTAAGTAagcttcttctttcttctctcacaaaATTCAGAAAGGGAAAGAGAAGCATTTTTCGTCTATAATAGAATAGAAGATGCTGTAGGTAACAACTAAGTCAAACTTACCTCTATCTTCTCCACTCACATACACATGACGAAATCCAAATATTCCAGCGTACTTATCACTTCATTCTAGAGAAAGGGAGCAGAAAGCTCAGAAGTGTGCCTGCAATGTGTATCAGTAGCTCAGAAAAGTTCCCATGGGGAAAACCCTCTGGCAAAAAAGATACAAGGGAATTGAAGTTTAATAGTTTAACTGTAGCTGCTCTTCAACCAGAACAAGCGGATTGAGAGCTGCTATGCCATGGCTGCCCTTCAGTCTTTGGCTGGAGGGCATCCTTTGCCTTCCAAAAGGTGTATCAGTAGTTCATgacttgtaaatggttaataaATGTGTGACAAAAACTTAGAAGTTAATGGCCCTAATACAAAACTGATGTTATTTTGAACCTTGATTGTGCTCGTTGCTTGCAAACTTTAGGCaccaaaatcaaccaaaaaacaCATCGTAACCTCTAAAATTTACGGAATGCAATTTCCGATTATCACAGGAGGTAAACACTTCTGGGTGTTACTGCTAGTTACACTTTCTCTGATCTTTAATCCGTAAATTCAGGGACTTGTGAGCTAATTTCATGTCTAAGGGGAAGGCAGGGATGTATATGGGAAGAATTAGAACACTCACTCAAACAAAGAAGACTCGAAAAAATGGCAGTCAAGTTAAGTTGGAGAAAGTGAATTCTACAGTACAATGACTTTCATTCACAACTCATGTTTTTTTTGTCACTTAATTTGATTATTTTGCAACTGCCATGCCAACAATGTCTGTATAAGAAGATAAATTAAGCTGCAATTTAGTAACCCAACTTGACAATTACATGGACAAGCCATCATGTATAAAGCAAGCATACATGAGACTGACTCAAACAGACAATGTGAGCCATCGAGACAATTAGgcataaaattttgagaaagtgATGAGACAGGCGTGATCACAGAGTACAAACCATGAAATGCATTGAAAACGGGCAGGCAGACACTCTTTTGTCTGATAGTCAAGAGAGAGCTTCTAATACATTGTCGCTTACCGCCATGCAAGTAATAAATCTTCAAATCTCTAGAATATGCTGAAAGATTGCTCCTCCAAGGACTGTTGATAAACTTTTGGAAACCAAAAGGACAGATACTGACAACAATGTCAGCTGCGAATCTACATCATGTACCTTTGGATGATTAAATGCAAGGAGCCAAAAAAAGTAGCAGAATATCCAAAGGTCCCGAATGAAGCCAATTAAGGATAAGATCCCCCTTCTCCATTATTTAGACTTCCATTACCCATTTTTGGAGCAAACTTCTCAATTATCTGAAAAATAGAGGGATCATTTCCACTATCTCTGTATGAATCTAGTAAAAACGAAAAAGTAGACAAATGCATTGAGAATCCTCTCCTATCCATTTCATCAGAATAAACCACTGCATCATTAAATTCGCCAGCCTTAAGAAGTCCTTGAACAATAATATTAAATGTAATTTGATTTGGTGCGCaaccattttcttccattttcttaATAAACTCTTTGGCTTCCGGCAGTAAACCTTCTGAAAAGAGGCCATTTATCATTGTGTTATATGTTGCAACATCAGGGTCTAATCCTTTAGAAGAGAGACTATAGAAAATATGTCGGGCACTGTCAAGCTTCCCACATTTGCATAATCCATCAAGGACGATGTTGTACATTGCTATCTGACAATCTACTCCATCAACTTCCATCTTGTGCAAAAATTGAAGTGCTTCCTCAACATGTGAGTTCTTGCATAAACCGTCCAATAACACACAGTAAGTGTAAAAATCAGGCTTTATGCCAGCAGCTCGCATCTCATTGAAAACTTCGATTGCTGTAAGATACCTCCGCACACTAAATAAACCCTGCAGGACAGTGTTATAAGTTGCAACATTTGGTGTTAACCCTTTATGTCGGATCTCTTGGAAGAGACTCATGGCTGCAtccactttcattttcttcatataACCATTGATCAATATACTATGGCTTTGAACATCAGGATTAAGGCCGCTAGcagccattttatcaaaaactaTCTTTGCTTCATCCATTCGGCCTTGTAAACAGTACCCATCCATCAATGCGCTATATGTAGCATTATCAGGCTTCTGATTTTGCTCAATCATGATTTTCAGTACCTCCTCTGCACCTTCTAACTGTCCTTCCTTACATAGTGCACCAATAAGAATACTAAAAGTAATAACATCAGGAGCAATATTATAAGCCTTCATCTCAGTCAAGAGCTTTTCAACGTCCTTCCATTTACTTAAATTGCACAGACCCCGGACCAAACAACTGTAAGTGATGACATCAGGGGCAATTCCTTTCTCAATCATCTCGTGTAACAGGGAGAGAGCTTGATCCATCATTTTATCCTTGCACAACCCGTCGATAATAGTGTTGTAAGCAGCTGTATGAGGCCTGCACCTTCCTCctttttccatgaatctaaggaCTTGAATGGCCATGCTAGTGTTCCCAGCCTTAGAAAGCCCATCTATCACAGTCCCATACGTAATTTCATTAGGTATGCATAGCTTTTCatatattattttcttgaacaaTGCTTGTGCCTCATGAATTTTGTGTTCCCAAAAGAGTCCTTTAAGCAGAGTATTAAAGGTGGCCGTATCGGGCAAAATACCTCGCTTGAAGAAGCCACCAAATATAGAAAACCCAAAATTCACTTTACCCAAGAAGCAATAACAGTTAATCACAATATTAAGTGTGTATTCATTAAGCGGAATGCATCCTAACTCAGCCATATCTCTGTAAAGAGAAAGAACCACCAAATATTGCTTCATCTTAACAATACGACCCAGCAATTGAGTGAAATGAACAACACTAGGCACAGGTCTCATCCCGACCATCTGCTTGTAAAAGCCTAGAGCTTCATCAAGATTGCTGATTCTGTCAATATCACTCCTTAATCCCCGAGACCCATAATGAACAATGTTGTTAGGCTTAGCCTGATGATGATTACTACTTGTAATACCAATAGTGAGGGCTGCAGAGTGAAAAGCAGATTGGATGGGggttgaatttcttggagaaagaaatgaaagagtagTAAAAGCGGCAGTAGTAGCAGTACCTGAGAGGGCCCTTTTTCTCATCTTCTTGATGGTTTTGCCTTCGGAGTTCAGCCACAAAATCAGAAAGTCGCAGCTGAGGATAGGCCTGCAGGCGActcgagctgctcgcgagctgctcgcgagcagctcgagTCAAAGCTCAGCTCGAGCTCGTGTTGACCGagctcgagccgagctcgagccgtTCGTGAAGACAAACGAGGCGAGCTCGAGCCTTCGTTTCTTTGGCTCGATAGCTCGACGAGCCGCTCGTTAGGCTCGAGTCAGTGTGAAATTACAAATATACCCCTGAATCaattaaaatttacaatttccTCTATTAGGTTAGGTTAcccaattttctttcttcactTCCTTGGATCAATCTTCTTCCTCTGGCTCCGCCGACCGACTGTCCCACTGCCAAACTCCTAATTCGTACTTCCGCTACCGCCATCTCTGCTAGCTCCACCTCCACCACTTCCGCTAGCTCCTCAGCAACCTCCAAGTTTTCTCTGCTGACTGTCCTCAGTCCTAACTCTGTCGCAAGTGCAGCTCCAATGAGCGGGGGCACTCGGGTCCCTTACCTGAGAATCGAAAACACCAGATTCATCCCAGTATGCACGGAGCCAGAAAGGCAACCCTCTTGAAACCATGGGAAGTCCCAAACTCCCAATTCCCCGTTACTGCCATATCTGCTTCTACTAGCTCCATCTCCAGTTTCTCCACCGCTTCCACCAGCTCCACATAGGCAACCCAACCAGCTTTTCGGAACCCAACCACTTCAACGAGGCTGACTGACGAACCCAACCAGCTTCTCAGTGAATTCCTATCTCCGGATTTTTTCTAAACTTTTCCAGCGAGCAAGTGCGCAACCCACCGAGCTTTTGTGCTTTGAGCGTGCAATGCGCAGATTGGTAAGCTCTTTTTCCCTGATACGTGCAATTTCTCACTTGCTTATTGTAAAATATGTATTCATATTTGTTGTGTTAATgttcttgtgctcattctaatTCTTGTTGTTTCAAATGCATGGCTTCCAATCTATGCTTAAATTCATGCTGCAGTACTATAGATAAATTGCGTATATTTTCATCTCTGAGCTACACTCATTTAATTTTCTCCCCTTTTCCTATTCTCGTCTTCAttcttcttttta
Protein-coding sequences here:
- the LOC113696525 gene encoding uncharacterized protein; the protein is MRKRALSGTATTAAFTTLSFLSPRNSTPIQSAFHSAALTIGITSSNHHQAKPNNIVHYGSRGLRSDIDRISNLDEALGFYKQMVGMRPVPSVVHFTQLLGRIVKMKQYLVVLSLYRDMAELGCIPLNEYTLNIVINCYCFLGKVNFGFSIFGGFFKRGILPDTATFNTLLKGLFWEHKIHEAQALFKKIIYEKLCIPNEITYGTVIDGLSKAGNTSMAIQVLRFMEKGGRCRPHTAAYNTIIDGLCKDKMMDQALSLLHEMIEKGIAPDVITYSCLVRGLCNLSKWKDVEKLLTEMKAYNIAPDVITFSILIGALCKEGQLEGAEEVLKIMIEQNQKPDNATYSALMDGYCLQGRMDEAKIVFDKMAASGLNPDVQSHSILINGYMKKMKVDAAMSLFQEIRHKGLTPNVATYNTVLQGLFSVRRYLTAIEVFNEMRAAGIKPDFYTYCVLLDGLCKNSHVEEALQFLHKMEVDGVDCQIAMYNIVLDGLCKCGKLDSARHIFYSLSSKGLDPDVATYNTMINGLFSEGLLPEAKEFIKKMEENGCAPNQITFNIIVQGLLKAGEFNDAVVYSDEMDRRGFSMHLSTFSFLLDSYRDSGNDPSIFQIIEKFAPKMGNGSLNNGEGGSYP